A genomic region of Sander vitreus isolate 19-12246 chromosome 11, sanVit1, whole genome shotgun sequence contains the following coding sequences:
- the LOC144526044 gene encoding poly(rC)-binding protein 3, with protein MEPTKVQSEGGLNVTLTIRLLMHGKEVGSIIGKKGETVKKMREESGARINISEGNCPERIVTITGPTDTIFKAFAMIAYKFEEDIINSMSNSPATSKPPVTLRLVVPASQCGSLIGKGGSKIKEMRESTGAQVQVAGDMLPNSTERAVTISGTPEAIIQCVKQICVVMLESPPKGATIPYRPKPASTPVIFSGGQAYTIQGQYAIPHPDQLTKLHQLAMQQTPFTPLGQTTPAFPGLDASPPASTHELTIPNDLIGCIIGRQGTKINEIRQMSGAQIKIANAMEGSSERQITITGTPANISLAQYLINARFRDVAAMWNDPSSMTTS; from the exons ATGGAGCCCACCAAAGTCCAGTCAGAGGGTGGCCTCAATGTCACCCTTACCATCCGCCTCCTCATGCATGGAAAA GAGGTTGGAAGTATAATAGGAAAG AAAGGGGAAACGGTAAAAAAGATGCGAGAAGAG aGCGGAGCACGGATCAATATTTCTGAGGGCAACTGTCCAGAGAGGATCGTTACCATCACTGGACCAACAGACACCATCTTCAAGGCTTTTGCTATGATTGCCTACAAATTTGAAGAG GACATAATCAATTCCATGAGCAACAGCCCAGCAACCAGCAAGCCCCCTGTCACCTTAAGGCTTGTAGTGCCAGCCAGCCAGTGTGGCTCCCTCATAGGCAAAGGAGGctccaaaataaaagaaatgagaGAG TCCACAGGGGCCCAGGTTCAGGTGGCAGGGGACATGCTGCCCAACTCCACAGAACGTGCAGTTACAATCTCTGGAACTCCAGAAGCCATCATCCAGTGTGTCAAACAAATCTGTGTGGTCATGCTAGAG tCTCCACCAAAAGGTGCCACCATCCCTTATCGCCCAAAGCCTGCCTCCACGCCGGTCATTTTTTCTGGTGGCCAG GCCTACACAATTCAGGGACAGTATGCCATACCACACCCAGAT CAGTTGACCAAGCTCCACCAGTTGGCTATGCAGCAAACCCCCTTTACCCCTCTCGGACAGACCACCCCTGCTTTCCCTG GTTTGGATGCCAGTCCACCAGCCAGCACCCATGAACTCACCATTCCTAATGAT CTAATAGGCTGCATCATTGGACGCCAGGGAACCAAAATAAATGAGATTCGACAGATGTCTGGAGCGCAGATCAAAATTGCGAACGccatggagggctcgtcagagCGCCAGATCACCATCACGGGGACTCCTGCTAACATCAGCCTGGCCCAGTATCTCATCAATGCCAG